In Meleagris gallopavo isolate NT-WF06-2002-E0010 breed Aviagen turkey brand Nicholas breeding stock chromosome 5, Turkey_5.1, whole genome shotgun sequence, a single window of DNA contains:
- the SNAP23 gene encoding synaptosomal-associated protein 23, whose translation MAELSPEEIQLRANQVTDESLESTRRILGLAIESHDVGIKTITMLDEQGEQLNRIEEGMDQINKDVREAEKTLTELNKCCGLCVCPCNRTKNFESTKAYRATWGDGTENSADHVISMQPRSMNQQQTQNSRGPSGGYITRITNDAREDEMDENLAQVGNILGNLKNMALDMGNEIDAQNKQIDRINVKADTNRDRIEQANIRAKKLINN comes from the exons ATGGCTGAACTATCACCTGAAGAAATTCAGCTGAGGGCCAACCAGGTCACTGATGAG tCTTTGGAAAGCACGAGGAGAATTCTTGGCTTGGCCATTGAG TCCCATGATGTTGGCATCAAGACTATCACCATGCTGGATGAACAAGGAG AACAGTTAAATCGCATAGAAGAAGGCATGGACCAGATAAATAAGGATGTGAGAGAAGCTGAGAAGACGCTGACAGAGCTCAACAAATGTTGTGGACTCTGTGTCTGTCCTTGTAACAG GACAAAGAACTTTGAGTCTACCAAAGCATACAGAGCAACCTGGGGAGATGGAACGGAGAACTCAGCAGATCATGTGATATCCATGCAACCAAGAAGCATGAATCAGCAGCAGACACAGAATTCTAGAGGACCAAGTGGTGGATACATTACAAG GATAACAAATGATGCCAGAGAAGACGAAATGGATGAAAATCTTGCTCAAGTAGGAAACATTCTtgggaatttaaaaaatatggcTTTGGATATGGGCAATGAGATTGATGCACAGAATAAGCAAATAGACCGGATAAATGTAAAG gCAGATACAAATAGAGATCGTATTGAGCAAGCCAACATCAGAGCGAAGAAACTCATTAACAATTAG